In Parageobacillus sp. KH3-4, the genomic window GATTTTTCTACTTATTTAGACGAAAAAAGCCAAAAAAAGTTTCAGTCATTTTTAAAAGAAATAAAGGTGAAAACCTTCCAACAATTATTTTACTGGAAAGGGGGCAGCGCAGAAATAGGAAAAAAGGCTTATTCCTTGGGGAATGAGTGGACGATTTCTGCGTACTAATGATGAAAATTAAAGAAATTATTGTTGTGGAAGGTAAAGACGATACGGTGGCGATTCGGCGCGCCGTTGATGCAGATACGATTGAAACAAACGGGTCGGCAATCAGCGACGAAACGATTGAGCGGATTAAGTTGGCAAAAGAAAAACGAGGAGTGATTATTTTTACAGATCCTGATTTTCCGGGTGAAAAAATTCGAAAAATAATTGCAGAGCGCGTTCCAGGCTGCAAACATGCTTTTTTGCCAAGAAAAGCAGCTATTGCGAAAAATGGAAAAGGAATTGGTGTGGAGCACGCTTCTGTTGAAGATATACGCGAAGCATTGAAAAATGTGTACGATGAAGCAACGAAGTGGAATGAGGAAATTACGTTTAACGAACTTGTCACCGCCGGTTTAATCGGCGGAAAATTGGCGAAAAAGCGGCGCCGACATTTAGGGGAAATTTTAAAAATAGGATATACGAACGGAAAGCAGCTTTATAAGCGATTGCAAATATTTCAAATCTCTAAAGAAGCATTTTACGCCGCATTAGAGCAAGTGCTGCAGGAGGAAGCAAACGATGAATACAAATAAAGATATTGCTACACCGGGACGTACTCGGGAAATTTTGGAAAAGTACGGCTTTTCATTTAAAAAAAGTTTAGGACAAAATTTTTTGATTGACACTAATATTTTGCGGAAAATTGTCGATGTCGCTGAGCTTTCGAGCGAAACGGGAGCGATTGAGATCGGTCCTGGAATTGGGGCATTAACGGAACAGCTGGCGCGCCGCGCAAAGAAGGTAGTCGCGTTTGAGATTGACAAGCGGCTTTTGCCGATTTTGGAGGATACGTTATCACCGTATGGAAACGTCCGCATTATTCATCAAGATGTTTTAAAGGCGGATATTCACCGTGTGATTGCAGAAGAATTTACCGATGTGGCCGATATTATGGTGGTGGCGAATTTGCCGTATTATGTCACAACGCCGATCGTTATGAAGCTGTTGACAGATAACTTGCCGATTCGCGGCATTGTCGTTATGTTACAAAAAGAAGTCGCTGACCGCATTTCCGCACAACCGGGAACGAAAGATTACGGTTCGTTGTCCATCGCGATTCAATATTATACGGAAGCGGAAAAGATCATGACCGTTCCAAGAACGGTGTTTATTCCACAGCCGAATGTCGATTCCGCTGTGATTCGGTTAATGAAGCGAAAGCAGCCGCCTGTTGATGTAGACGATGAATCGTTTTTCTTCCAAGTAGTGCGGGCGAGTTTCGCTCAACGCCGGAAAACGATTTTAAACAATTTAATAAGCAACTTGCCGAACGGAA contains:
- the rsmA gene encoding 16S rRNA (adenine(1518)-N(6)/adenine(1519)-N(6))-dimethyltransferase RsmA, whose amino-acid sequence is MNTNKDIATPGRTREILEKYGFSFKKSLGQNFLIDTNILRKIVDVAELSSETGAIEIGPGIGALTEQLARRAKKVVAFEIDKRLLPILEDTLSPYGNVRIIHQDVLKADIHRVIAEEFTDVADIMVVANLPYYVTTPIVMKLLTDNLPIRGIVVMLQKEVADRISAQPGTKDYGSLSIAIQYYTEAEKIMTVPRTVFIPQPNVDSAVIRLMKRKQPPVDVDDESFFFQVVRASFAQRRKTILNNLISNLPNGKAIKEKIERILTEKGIDPRRRGETLTMEEFAVLSNALREVMFV
- the rnmV gene encoding ribonuclease M5, coding for MKIKEIIVVEGKDDTVAIRRAVDADTIETNGSAISDETIERIKLAKEKRGVIIFTDPDFPGEKIRKIIAERVPGCKHAFLPRKAAIAKNGKGIGVEHASVEDIREALKNVYDEATKWNEEITFNELVTAGLIGGKLAKKRRRHLGEILKIGYTNGKQLYKRLQIFQISKEAFYAALEQVLQEEANDEYK